The Sporohalobacter salinus genomic interval TGCAGCTAGATTTGCTGAAAATGCATACTTTATTAAACAAAGAGAAGATGGCTATGAAAATAAAACAATTAAAGAAATTGTAAAAGAAATGTTCAGTTATGCCGAAGGTTTTACTATGAGTGCTAAAAAAGATGGTATCGTTAATATGGGGGGGATCATTGGAATCAAAAATAATAAAGAACTCTACACTAAAGCACGTTCTAGAGTGGTGCCACTTGAAGGGTTTCCAACTTATGGTGGATTATCTGGAAGAGATATGGAAGCTCTGGCCCGAGGACTTAAAGAAGGAATTGATTTTGACTACTTAGATTATCGCATAGGTCAAGTTAAATACTTAGGTGAAAAACTAAAAGAAGCTGAAATTCCTATTCAAGAACCAGTAGGGGGACATGCTGTTTTTGTAAATGCCGGCAAAATGCTTCCACATATTCCTTATGATCAATTTCCAGCTCAAGTATTAGGAAATGCTTTATATTTAGAATCTGGAGTTCGAGGTGTTGAAGTAGGTTCATTATTATTAGGAAGAGATCCCGAAACAAAAGAAAATCTAAAGTCTCCATTAGAATTATTAAGACTTACAATTCCACGTAGAGTATATACTAATAATCATATGGACGTAGTAGCAAAGGGACTAATAAAAGTTAAAGATAAAGTTGATCAACTTAAAGGATTAGAGTTCACTTATGAACCAGAAGTCCTGAGACACTTTACTGCTCGTTTAAAACCAATTAAAGAATAAAAATAACTTATCTAAGGAGGAATTAGAATGGAAGAATTATTAGTACCAAAATCAATTCAATTCGAAACTAAATCATTAAGTGGCTTATCTAATTTGAAAGGTAATAAAGCTATTATAGTCACTGACCAAGGAGTTATGGAAGAATTAGGTTTTCTCGACCAAGCTATCTCTTATCTTAAAAATAGTAATTTAGAAACTAAAGTAATTGATGGAGTAGAACCAAATCCATCAGTAAAAACAGTAATGAAAGGAAAAGAAAAAATGTTAGACTTTAATCCAGATTGGATAATTGGCCTCGGCGGCGGTTCAACTCTGGATGCTGCTAAAATGATGTGGGCCTTCTATGAACATCCTGAATTAAATTTTGAGGAAGTAATAGAAGTTAACTCCCTACCTAAATTAAGAAATAAAGCAAAATTTGCTGCTGTTCCTTCTACTAGCGGCACCGGCTCAGAGATGACTGCTTTTGCAGTAATTACTGATGCTAAAGAAAAGATTAAGTATCCTATTGTATCACCAGAATTAATTCCTGATATAGCAATAATTGATCCAAAACTTCCTGCTACAATGCCAAAACAGATTACTGCTAATACCGGAATGGATGTCTTAACTCACGCTATAGAAGCTTTTGTCTCTACTAATGCTACTGATTATACTGATCCTTTAGCTTTAAA includes:
- a CDS encoding tryptophanase gives rise to the protein MKKVKPEPFKIKMVEPISKISRKKREEALKRAGYNLFSLNSDEVYIDLLTDSGTGAMSDNQWAGIMSGDESYAGSNNFHNLSNTVKEVFDYDYTIPTHQGRGAEQVLFPILLDEGQFAISNMHFDTTKAHVELSKGRAVNLVIDESRDTSKYHPFKGNLDLEKTKEFINEKGADNIGFIIITITCNSAGGQPVSMKNIKETSKLAKKYGIKVFMDAARFAENAYFIKQREDGYENKTIKEIVKEMFSYAEGFTMSAKKDGIVNMGGIIGIKNNKELYTKARSRVVPLEGFPTYGGLSGRDMEALARGLKEGIDFDYLDYRIGQVKYLGEKLKEAEIPIQEPVGGHAVFVNAGKMLPHIPYDQFPAQVLGNALYLESGVRGVEVGSLLLGRDPETKENLKSPLELLRLTIPRRVYTNNHMDVVAKGLIKVKDKVDQLKGLEFTYEPEVLRHFTARLKPIKE
- a CDS encoding iron-containing alcohol dehydrogenase; translated protein: MEELLVPKSIQFETKSLSGLSNLKGNKAIIVTDQGVMEELGFLDQAISYLKNSNLETKVIDGVEPNPSVKTVMKGKEKMLDFNPDWIIGLGGGSTLDAAKMMWAFYEHPELNFEEVIEVNSLPKLRNKAKFAAVPSTSGTGSEMTAFAVITDAKEKIKYPIVSPELIPDIAIIDPKLPATMPKQITANTGMDVLTHAIEAFVSTNATDYTDPLALKAIKLVFKYLRTAYKKGDDIKARTKMHNASAIAGIAFSNASLGIVHSLAHKIGGELDITHGLANAILLPYVIDFNYETAEEKYKTIKHITGEQNLSEAIKELNEDLNIPSCFKKLDDINENEFKKILDRMSENALQDACTLTNPKEPNVTDMKEIYKQAFYGK